Within Oncorhynchus keta strain PuntledgeMale-10-30-2019 chromosome 30, Oket_V2, whole genome shotgun sequence, the genomic segment tgaagcctgaaatgtggcaaaaggtcgcaaagttcaagggggccgaatactttcgcaaggcactgtatctgatgAAGGCAGCATAGCTGTTCAAACTATCTGATGAAGGCAGCATAGCTGTTCAAACTATCTGATGAAGGCAGCATAGCTGTTCAAACTATCTGATGAAGGCAGCATAGCTGTTCAAACTATCTGACGAAGGCAGCATAGCATACCAACAGGCTTAAGTGCTTAAGTATAGGTGAGTACAGGGTACAGGTGGGTACAGGTGAGAACAGGTGGGTACAGGTGAGTACAGGGTACAGGTGGGTACAGGTGGGTACAGGTGAGTACAGGTGGGTACAGGTGGGTATAGGTGAGTACAGGTGAGTACAGGTGGGTACAGGTGAGTACAGGTGGGTACAGGTGAGTGTTATGATAGGACTTTACCTGATGACCATGTCGTGGTGCGTGCTGTCGGGTTCTCCACTGGGATTGGCTGAGGTGATGGCAAGTGGTCCGGTGATGTCACACAGgtgtcctgtgacggtgtggtcagGGACTCGGATCATGATGCTATCATTGGTCCCCACGCGGTCGTAGGCCGGACCCACACCTGGACAACATAGGTAAACAATTAGAACATCAATCGAATGATCGCTCACGATATAGAATAAAGAAACCATTTCTGAGAGTATCCCTAACTCTAATCCAATGTAacctggcagggtagcctagtggttagagcgttggactagtaaccggaaggttgcaagttcaaacttctgagctgacaaggtacaaatctgtcattctgcacctgaacaggcagtcaacccactgttcataggccgtcagtgaaaataagaatttgttcttaactcacttgcttagttaaataaagtttttttaaactatttaaaATCCTAATGCAGTTGaagccaccctcctcctcccctctcctcccctcctcactcctTACCCAGTCTGAGTAGCCAGTCTCCCTTGCTGACGATGCAGCTGATCCCTCCAGGGTAGACGTTCCTCATGAATTCCCAGAGTAGAGAGCTGAATGGGGGCTTGGCTGCCACCAGCTGCTCCACACtggagatacagatacagatgggCTTCTCTGCTGGACGGTCCTTAATGTTGTAGATGTTCTCGATGGCCTGAGGGTTCTTGCAGGAGGCGGCCAGGGCGTAGACCGTATCGGTGGGGATTCCACAGACCCCCCCGTCGTCCAGCAGTCTGGAGATCTTCAGAAGACCGCTGGTCAGTCTGGAGTCTACCACGGGACAAGGCAGAGCAGTGGAAGACTTCTGCTGCTGATTCACAtcctgagacacaacaacacagggagagagacacacgatATGGAACACAATAGAAAAGGAATGAACTGGATTGGAGAAAAGTATAATAAAATGTAATGAAACACATGAACCCACTGCATTCTACTTGTCAGCTCATCCAGTGGAAAGCAACAGAATGGAATAGTGCCTTGTTCTCACCTTAACCAGTGGAGGCCCCATGGGCATCACACTCTGGCGGAAGGTACAGTTGACCAGTGATGCCAGGGTTCCATATAGACAGATGACAGAGAACACAGCTAGCATGGCAACTACAAGAACAACGCCAGAAATGTGTTAGAACAGTAACACAGCTGACATCTAGATTGCAAAATAATGGGTACATTTTACAGTTACTGTTTGAGCAGCAAACATATTGATGGATACCACATAACACTGTCTGAATCACAAACCCAACACTTCAACCACTCCGATCACTCCATAAAGGGCAGATGGCCAAGTGTTGGTTTTGGGTTTCAGCCTTACTGTATATCACAATAGGTTGGTGGAACCGTCATTGGGGAGAAATGAGGGCTTGTCATTAGGCTTCTTCTATTGACTGGaacagaatcagtggaatggtagcaaatacatcaaacacatagtTTCAAGGTGGTTGATGccgttccatttgctccgttccggacattattatgagccgttctcccctcaggaGCCTCCTGAGCCGTTTATGTAGAATGTGAGTCCTGTCAGTGTAGGGAGGTGAAAAGCAGGTCACTTACTCTCCAGCTGGTAGGGGAGCTGTTGCAGAGTGGACAGGAGGAAACACACCAGAACCGCCTCCATGACCACGGTCAGAGACAAGAGGACCAGGTTACCATACGCAGCTGGAGGGGAcatggagagggttaggaccaggttaccatggagagggttaggaccaggttaccatggagagggttaggaccaggttaccatggagagggttaggaccaggttaccatacGCAGCTGGAGGGGAcatggagagggttaggaccaggttaccatacGCAGCTGGAGGGGAcatggagagggttaggaccaggttaccatggagagggttaggaccaggttaccatacGCAGCTGGAGGGGAcatggagagggttaggaccaggttaccatggagagggttaggaccaggttaccatacGCAGCTGGAGGGGAcatggagagggttaggaccaggttaccatacGCAGCTGGAGGGGAcatggagagggttaggaccaggttaccatggagagggttaggaccaggttaccatggagaggtttaggaccaggttaccatggagagggttaggaccaggttaccatacGCAGCTGGAGGGGAcatggagagggttaggaccaggttaccatggagagggttaggaccaggttaccatggagaggtttaggaccaggttaccatggagagggttaggaccaggttaccatggagagggttaggaccaggttaccatacGCAGCTGGAGGGGAcatggagagggttaggaccaggttaccatacGCAGCTGGAGGGGAcatggagagggttaggaccaggttaccatacGCAGCTGGAGGGGAcatggagagggttaggaccaggttaccatacGCAGCTGGAGGGGAcatggagagggttaggaccaggttaccatggagagggttaggaccaggttaccatggagagggttaggaccaggttaccatggagagggttaggaccaggttaccatggagagggttaggaccaggttaccatggagaggtttaggaccaggttaccatggagagggttaggaccaggttaccatggagagggttaggaccaggttaccatggagaggtttaggaccaggttaccatggagaggtttaggaccaggttaccatggagagggttaggaccaggttaccatggagaggtttaggaccaggttaccatggagaggtttaggaccaggttaccatggagagggttaggaccaggttaccatggagaggtttaggaccaggttaccatggagagggttaggaccaggttaccatggagaggtttaggaccaggttaccatggagaggtttaggaccaggttaccatggagagggttaggaccaggttaccatacGCAGCTGGAGGGGAcatggagagggttaggaccaggttaccatggagagggttaggaccaggttaccatggagagctttatgaccaggttaccatggagggttaggaccaggttaccatggagaggtttaggaccaggttaccatggagagggttaggaccaggttaccatggagaggtttaggaccaggttaccatggagagggttaggaccaggttaccatggagagggttaggaccaggtttccatggagaggtttaggaccaggttaccatggagagggttaggaccaggttaccatacGCAGCTGGAAGGGAcatggagagggttaggaccaggttaccatggagagctttaggaccaggttaccatggagaggtttAGGACCAGGTTTCCATGGAGAGGTTTaagaccaggttaccatggagagggttaggaccaggttaccatggagaggtttaggaccaggttaccatggagagtttaggaccaggttaccatggagaggttaggaccaggttaccatggagaggtttaggggttaccatggagaggtttaggaccaggttaccatggagagggttaggaccaggttaccatggagaggtttaggaccaggttaccatggagaggtttaggaccaggttaccatggaaaGGCTTAGGACCAGGTTTCCATGGAGAGatttaggaccaggttaccatggagagggttaggaccaggttaccatggagaggtttaggaccaggttaccatggagagggttaggaccaggtttccatggagaggtttaggaccaggttaccatggagagggttaggaccaggttaccatacGCAGCTGGAAGGGAcatggagagggttaggaccaggttaccatggagagctttaggaccaggttaccatggagaggtttAGGACCAGGTTTCCATGGAGAGGCTTaagaccaggttaccatggagagggttaggaccaggttaccatggagaggtttaggaccaggttaccatggagaagtttaggaccaggttaccatggagagggttaggaccaggttaccatggagagggttaggaccagtttaccatggagagggttaagaccaggttaccatggagagggttaggaccaggttaccatggagagggttaggaccaggttaccatggagagggttaggaccaggttaccatggagaggtttaggaccaggttaccatggagaggtttaggaccaggttaccatggagagggttaggaccaggttaccatggagagggttaggaccaggttaccatggagaggtttaggaccaggttaccatggagaggtttaggaccaggttaccatggagagggttaggaccaggttaccatggagaggtttaggaccaggttaccatggagagggttaggaccaggttaccatggagaggtttaggaccaggttaccatggagaggtttaggaccaggttaccatggagagggttaggaccaggttaccatacGCAGCTGGAAGGGAcatggagagggttaggaccaagttaccatggagagggttaggaccaggttaccatggagagctTTAGGACCAGGTTATcatggagagggttaggaccaggttaccatggagaggtttaggaccaggttaccatggagagggttaggaccaggttaccatggagaggtttaggaccaggttaccatggagagggttaggaccaggttaccatggagagggttaggaccaggttaccatggagaggtttaggaccaggttaccatggagagggttaggaccaggttaccatacGCAGCTGGAAGGGAcatggagagggttaggaccaggttaccatggagagctttaggaccaggttaccatggagaggtttAGGACCAGGTTTCCATGGAGAGGCTTaagaccaggttaccatggagagggttaggaccaggttaccatggagaggtttaggaccaggttaccatggagaagtttaggaccaggttaccatggagagggttaggaccaggttaccatggagaggtttaggaccaggttaccatggagaggtttaggaccaggttaccatggagagggttaggaccaggttaccatggagaggtttaggaccaggttaccatggagaggtttaggaccaggttaccatggagagggttaggaccaggtttccatggagaggtttaggaccaggttaccatggagagggttaggaccaggttaccatggagaggtttaggaccaggttaccatggagagggttaggaccaggtttccatggagaggtttaggaccaggttaccatggagagggttaggaccaggttaccatacGCAGCTGGAAGGGAcatggagagggttaggaccaggttaccatggagagctttaggaccaggttaccatggagaggtttAGGACCAGGTTTCCATGGAGAGGCTTaagaccaggttaccatggagagggttaggaccaggttaccatggagaggtttaggaccaggttaccatggagaagtttaggaccaggttaccatggagagggttaggaccaggttaccatggagagggttaggaccagtTTACCATGGAGAGGCTTaagaccaggttaccatggagagggttaggaccaggttaccatggagagggttaggaccaggttaccatggagagggttaggaccaggttaccatggagaggtttaggaccaggttaccatggagaggtttaggaccaggttaccatggagagggttaggaccaggttaccatggagaggtttaggaccaggttaccatggagaggtttaggaccaggttaccatggagagggttaggaccaggttaccatggagaggtttaggaccaggttaccatggagagggttaggaccaggttaccatggagaggtttaggaccaggttaccatggagaggtttaggaccaggttaccatggagagggttaggaccaggttaccatacGCAGCTGGAAGGGAcatggagagggttaggaccaggttaccatggagagggttaggaccaggttaccatggagagctttaggaccaggttaccatggagagggttaggaccaggttaccatggagaggtttaggaccaggttaccatggagagggttaggaccaggttaccatggagaggtttaggaccaggttaccatggagagggttaggaccaggttaccatggagagggttaggaccaggtttccatggagaggtttaggaccaggttaccatggagagggttaggaccaggttaccatacGCAGCTGGAAGGGAcatggagagggttaggaccaggttaccatggagagctttaggaccaggttaccatggagaggtttAGGACCAGGTTTCCATGGAGAGGCTTaagaccaggttaccatggagagggttaggaccaggttaccatggagaggtttaggaccaggttaccatggagaagtttaggaccaggttaccatggagagggttaggaccaggttaccatggagaggtttaggaccaggttaccatggagaggtttaggaccaggttaccatggagagggttaggaccaggttaccatggagggtttaggaccaggttaccatggagaggtttaggaccaggttaccatggaaaGGCTTAGGACCAGGTTTCCATGGAGAGatttaggaccaggttaccatggagagggttaggaccaggttaccatggagaggtttaggaccaggttaccatggagaggtttaggaccaggttaccatggagagggttaggaccaggttaccatacGCAGCTGGAAGGGAcatggagagggttaggaccaggttaccatggagagctttaggaccaggttaccatggagaggtttAGGACCAGGTTTCCATGGAGAGGTTTaagaccaggttaccatggagaggtttaggaccaggttaccatggagaggtttaggaccaggttaccatggagaagtttaggaccaggttaccatggagaggtttaggaccaggttaccatggagaggtttaggaccaggttaccatggagagggttaggaccaggtttCCATGTAGAggtttaggaccaggttaccatggagagggttaggaccaggttaccatggagaggtttaggaccaggttaccatggagagggttaggaccaggttaccatggagtgagcactactttagaccagggccctattctctatatagtgcactactatagaccagtgccctattccctatatattgcactactaTAGGCCAGTGCCCTAtttcttatatagtgcactactttagaccagggccctattctctatatagtgcactactttagaccaggacccatgggGCTGTGTAGGGAATAGAATGCCATTAGGGAAAACCCACTCcgttcttctctccctctgtgttgcagcaggagaagaggtgATATAGGTGATTTCATGTAAAGACTGACCGATGAGCACGAGGAAAGCGTTGATGACCAGGAAAGCGATGGCTCCAGCTGTAAACCCATAGGATCCTACTGGAGAGATCTGCAGCAAGGGGCCTGAGAAAATAACACAGAGATGTTTTACTGAAACAGGCAACAGAGCATGgagacagcaacaacaacaacagcaacaacaacaacaacaacaacaacaacaacaaccacatcaacaacatcaacaacaacatcaacaacaacaacaacaacaacaacaacaacaacaacaacaacaacaacaacaaccacatcaacaacatcaacaacaacatcaacaacaacattaacaaccacatcaacaacaacaacaacaacaacaacaacaacaacaacaacaacaacaacaacaacaacaacaacaacaacaacaacaacaacaacaacaacaacaacaacaacaacaacaacaacaacaacaacaacaacaacaacaacaacaacaacaacaacaacaacaacaacagcaacaacatcaacaacaacaacaacaacaacaacaacatcaacaacaacaacaacaacaacaacaacaacagcaacaacaacaacagcaacaacatcaacaacaacaacaacaacaccagcaacaacaacaacagcaacaacaacaaccacatcaacaaccacatcaacaacatcaacaacaacaacatcaacaaccacatcaacagcaacaacaacaacagcaacaacaataacaacaacagcaacaacaacaaccacatcaacaacatcaacaacaaccacatcaacaacatcaacaacaacatcaacaacaacatgaacaacaacattaaca encodes:
- the LOC127913707 gene encoding uncharacterized protein LOC127913707, with product MVGDWFFVAVALLLLVVSLSNDTLEVTHNALFLLLSISTVPRSPPGYYVFFGVSCSLFASASLYGTFCRLINSIAEKSLIPGRCLHHHQHPPPTNQIPDALFYLTNGVAALSALHAASSSQSVSFLRLSVPWVLVSGAVVQGFVSRLQVRGGQRFGSVIPSFYLSVWATWTWYRFAGPLLQISPVGSYGFTAGAIAFLVINAFLVLIAAYGNLVLLSLTVVMEAVLVCFLLSTLQQLPYQLEIAMLAVFSVICLYGTLASLVNCTFRQSVMPMGPPLVKDVNQQQKSSTALPCPVVDSRLTSGLLKISRLLDDGGVCGIPTDTVYALAASCKNPQAIENIYNIKDRPAEKPICICISSVEQLVAAKPPFSSLLWEFMRNVYPGGISCIVSKGDWLLRLGVGPAYDRVGTNDSIMIRVPDHTVTGHLCDITGPLAITSANPSGEPDSTHHDMVISRLGHKIQGVLCDGDSNEIVASTVVNCLKIDEGTISIVREGCVPAVKVRQIFERVKTSML